CCGCCGATGGCACCGAGGATGAACCCCAGTAACATGCGGGGACCCAGTTGGGCCAGCGGCGTGGCTTCCGCGGGAAAGAGCCAGTGGCCCAGGGCGCTGCCGACCAGCACGTAAAGCAGGCCGGCGGCTCCGCCGTGCAGCCAACCCTTGTGGTCGGCGGCGCGGGCCGCCACCAGCCCGCCGGCAGCGGTAGCCAGCATGCCGAGATAGTAAAGAAAGGCGTTGAGCTGGTACTCGTTGAGCGCCGTGAAGTACACCGCCAGGGCCAGCACCCCCGACGCCAGGACCACAAGCACCAGGGACACGGCCGCGCCCACCAGCACGGCGCGGGCGTGGAACGGCGACGGGGTGCGGAAACGCTCCCGGGCGTCGGCTCCCTGCACGGTCCGATCCCCCCTTCCGGGCTCCCCGCGCGACGCGCGCGGGCCCGTACGGGAGATCCCTATGTTGGGGGCAGGAGGGTTAGAACGCTGCCGGAGGGGACTCCTGGGCATCTTCGGGGGCCAGTGCCGCGGCTCCGGGCCACTGGCGTACACCGTCGCGGAGACCCCGGACCAAGCCGCGGGCCGGTGCGCGCGTCGCGCACCGGCCCGGTAGGCCGTGGCCCGGGGATCGGAGGCATGGGGCGATCGGCGTACGACCGCGACGACGGGGTCCGCGGCCGCGGGCCGGTCGAACCGGCCGGGGTGCTGGATCCGGCCGGTTCGTTCCGGGAACCGCGGCGCGTTCCTATCGTGGCCGCCAGGGCGGGATCGTACCCTAGCAAAAACCGGCCCCGCCTTCCGCGAGCCGGTGGCTTCAGGCCCCGCGCGGGCGCCCCGGGACAGGGGACGCCCGCGCGGGCAGCGGGTTCAACCGGCAGGGAAAAGGCGCTCCTGCTTCGGGGTTCAGGCTTCGGGCCGGACCTGGGCCCGGCCTGCGGCACCCAGACCCCCCGCGGTACCCAGGCCGGCCTCCAGTTGCGGCCGCCAGGCCTCCAGCCGCGCCATGGTCTGACGGTCCGACAGCTGCAGGTGGAGGGCGGTGACGGAGATGTAACCCGCCCGGACGGCCCCCACGTCCGTTTCCACCGAAGGCGGTTCCTGCACCGGCTCCCCGGCCAGCCAGTAATACGGGCGGCCGCGGGGATCCAGGCGCTTTTCGAAACGGTCCCGGTACATCCGCCGGCTGAGCACCGTCAGGGCCACGCCCGCCATCCGCTCCGCCGGCAGGGGCGGGACGTTGACGTTCAGCAGGACACCCGGCGGGAGTCCTTCCCGTGCCACCAGCTCGGCCAGGCGGGCCGTGAACTCGGCCGCAGGCCCGTAGTCGGGGTCTTCCCAGGCCGCAAGGCTGACGGCAATGGCCGGGACGCCCATGATGACGCCTTCGATGGCCGCCGACACGGTGCCCGAGTACAGCACGTCGAAGCCCAGGTTCCCTCCGCGGTTGATGCCGGAGATCACCAGGTCGCACGGGCCCGGCAGAACCGCCAGCAGCCCGATCTTGGTGCAGTCGGCCGGCGTGCCGCTCACCGCGTAGACCGGCGAGCGGGCGCCGGGGATCTCCACGGGGTCCAGGTACAGGGGCTTGTGCAGGGTGATGGCATGGCCGGAGGCGCTGCGCTGGCGATCGGGGGCCACCACGTAGACCTCCCAGCCCGTCCGCTCCTCCAGCGTGGCCCGCAGCGTCTGGATCCCCTGGCTGTACACCCCGTCGTCGTTGACCAGTAGAACGCGCAACGCTCGTGCCTCCTGGCATAGGGTCCGTCGGGACGGTGCCGGGCGGCCCGGATCTACCCTGCGAGCAGCGCCCGGCACCGGGATTATTGGGATGGTACCACGAACCAGCTGTGGCGGCCAGCCCGCCCCGGTGCGGCCGGGCCGCCCGGATGTCCGGCCAGGGCGCCGGAGGGGACCGGTAGCTGGCCTACCAGGGGCCGCCGCGGCGGGGGCCGAGGGCCGTTCCGATACGCAAGGCGGGGTACACAGGTGCCGTGCCATGGCGCCGGTTCCGCCGGCGCCGGGACAGGCCTTCCCGCCAGGCTGTTCAACCCGTGCCGTGGTCGCCGTCACCCGCCCGCCCCGCCCGGGTGAACCAGCGGCCCACCACCTGGACGGCCTCGGACGCCGGCCCGACCCAGCGAGCGGCCGGAGGCAGGCTGTCCAGCAGCAGGGTCGCGTACCGGGAGGAACCCGGCGCCAGGCGCGGGTCCAGGACCACCACCACGCCCCGGTCCGCCGGGCCGCGGATCAAGCGTCCAAAGCCCTGCTTTAATCTGACGGCCGCGCGCGGCAGCTGATACTGGAAGAAGGCCGAGCCCCCGGCGGCGGCGATGGCGTCGCAGCGGGCTGCCGTCAGGGGGTCTCCCGGTGGGTCGAAAGGCAGGCGGGTGAGGATCACCCCCTCCAGCCGCCGGCCGGGGACGTCGATTCCCTCCCAGAGGCTGTCGACCCCCATCAGCACGTCCACCCGGCCGCCGGCCAGGGCCGCCACCAGCCGGCTCCGGGGCCCGTCGCGGTCTTGCAGCGCGGGCCGCCGGCCCAGGGCGCGGAGGGCCGGCCGCAGCTGCTCCCCTACGGCTTCGAGAGCCCAGCGGGCCGTGAACAGCACCAGCACGCCGCCGGGGATGGCGGCAATCAGGGGCAGCAGCTGGCGGGCCAGCTCCCCGGCGTAGACTTCGTCGCGATGGCTGGGCGGGCGCGGCGCGTCGGTCACCACCGCCAGCAGCGCCTGCCGGGGGAAGTCGAAGGGCGATGGGATGAACCGGCGGCGGGCCCCCGCGATGCCCAGGCGCCGGAGCCAGTGGTCGTCCCGGGGCAGGGTGGCCGAGGCCAGCACCGCCGGGACGCTGGCAAACAGGGGCTCCAGATCCGCGGCAGCCACCACAGGGGCTGCGCTCAACTGGGGGCCGGCGGGATGGGCTTCCACCCAGGCGCACAGCCCGTCCGCCGCCTGCAGCCGCGCCACGGCCGCCACGGCCTCCTGAACCCGCTGCCGCAGGCGCCGGAAGGCCAGATAGGCCCGCTCTTCCACGGGCGGGGGCTGGCGGTCCAGGGCTTCGGCCAGGGCGGGCAGGGTCTCCGCCGCCTCCGCCAGGGCCCGGGCCAGCTGCCGGTGAAGGGGCGAGCCCTGCCCCTCCGTCCAACCCTGCGGCAGCCGGGCCGCACCGCCACCGGCGGTGGCTGTCGCCGCCTCCAGCGCCGTGGCCAGCCCCTCCAGCGCGGCACGGGCGCGGGCAACCTGTGCGGGAAGGTCGTGGCCGCCGCTGGTGGAGGGCGGGACGCCCTGGCCACCCGCGGCCGGACCGGCCTGGTCCGCGGAGAACGGGCCGCCGGCCGCCTCCGGCCGCGGCCTCCCGGCCCCGGTGCCCGCTGGAGCGAAGCCCGCCGGAGGACGCCGGGACGGGGCCGCGGCCCCCAGAGCGCGGAGCAGCTCGGCGGGATTCAGCCGGCAGCCCAGCTGCTGGGCGGCCACGTCCTCCAGGTGGTGGGCTTCATCCAGGATCAGGGCGTCGCAAGCCGGGAGGAGCCGGCCCCCGGCCGCCCAGTCGGCCAGGAGCAGGGCATGGTTGGTGACGATGAGGGAGGCCTTCTGCGCGTTCTCCCGGGCCAGCAGGGGAAAGCAGCTTCGGGCCGCCGGGCAGGCTGCACCCAGGCAGGAGCCGGCGTCCACGCCGAGGCGCGGGGCCAGGCGGCTCAGGGCGGGATGGGCCAGTTCGGACAGCTCGCCGTTGGCGGTGGACTCAAGCCAGTGGGCCAGGGCGCGGGCGGGTTCGTCCGCGGGGGCGGTCGCCGCGAGGGGCTCGGGAGCGGTGCCCGGGTCGGGGACCTCGGGGTCCGGCGCCGCGCCGCCAGCCGCCGTTCCTGGCCCGGCGCTGCCCACCTCCCTCTCGTCCGGGGTACCGCGTCCCCCGGCCGCGGCCCACAGCGCCGGGCGGCCGGCGGCCAGTTCGTCCAGAACCGCCGCGGCCTGCAGGCGGCAGGCATACTGGCCAAAGCCCTTGAGCACGGCCGCCGGAACGGGCACCAGCCGCTCCACCACCGGCAGGTCGCGCGCCCGCAGCTGGTCCTGAAGGGCCACGGTATGGGTGGCGATCACCACCCGGGTGCGGTGGCGGTGGGCCCAGAGGGCGGCGGGGATCAGGTAGGCCAGGCTCTTGCCGATGCCCGTCGCCGCCTCCACCGCCAGGTGGCGTCCCTCCTCCAGGGCGGCGGCCACCTCCAGCGCCATCTCGACCTGGCCAGGGCGGTACTGGTACCCCGGTACCAGCCGCTCCAGCAGGCCACCGGGGCGGAAGGCCGCCTCCACCAGGGCGGCCAGGGACGGGGACCCGCCGGACGGGGGTGAACCCGGCGCGGACGGAGAAGCGTCCGGACCTGCGGGTCCCTCCGGTTCCTCCTCCGGCGGAGGGGTGCCCGGGGGCTGATCGACCCGGGTTCCGGGCCCTGCTGCCGCCTCCGGGCCCGGGCCAGCTTCCGGCCCACCCGCCGGCGCTCCCGCCGCGCGGGTGACGGGGAGGGCCTCGGCGATCCCCACCTGGTGTGTGCCGCTGACTGGTTGCGCGCTCTCCGCCGCGCAGGTGTCACCCGCCGGGCAGGATTCCTCCTCAAGGCCCGGAGCCGGGCTGGTGCCGTCCAAGGCGCCCCCTCCCCTTCCGCCCCGATGCGGCGCGACCCGCCTCCCGTCCTAGGCTTCTTCCGGCCGCAAGGAGCCGGGGCGGCGCAGGTGACAGGTATCGTTGAGATACCGCAGCAGGGGGGGCCGTCCCTCCCGCAGCTCGACCGCCGTCACGCCGGTGTTGTCGATCAGCATCCGCGTCCGCATGGCCGGTGGCAGCTCCAGCAGGCGGCAGAGCAGCGCCTTGACGGTACCCCCGTGGGCTACCACGGCCAGCCGCCGGAGGCCAGGGCGCCGGAGACGCTCGTCCACGGCGGCCCAGGCCCGCTCGCCCAGCTCCCGGAAGGTTTCGCCACCGGTGGGACGCCCTTCGAAGGGATCGGCCTGATACGCGGCATAGTCGTCGGCGTAACGGGCGCGGATCTCGGCCGCCGCCAGCCCTTCCCAGGCGCCGAAGTTCATCTCCCGCAGCCGCGGGTCCGTCTCCAGAGGAACGGGCGGCCGGCGGCTGCCGGCCACGGCCCGGGCGGTTTCGACCGCCCGTTTCAGGTCGCTGGCCAGCACCAGGTCCAGGGGGTGGTGGGCGAAGCGCCGCCCCAGGGCGCGGGCCTGCTGGCGCCCCCGCGGGGAGAGGGCGGTGTCCTTCTGGCCCTGGTAGACGCCGGCCCGGTTCCAGTCCGTTTCACCATGGCGGATCAGGTAGAGGGTGATGCCCATTCCCGGCCTCCTTCGTCACCCCTGGGCCACGGGCCTCCATCCCTGGGCCACGGGCCGCAGCCTGCCGGCCTGGGGCCGCGGCGGATGCCGCCCGCCGCCGCGGTGGGGTCGCGGGGGACGCCGGCCTTCCCCGCCTGGCCGGCCGCAGGATCCCGAGACCCTGGTGCGGCCGGCAACGAGGAACCGGCCGGGCCGTGGGGAATCACCAGGGCGGAACCCCGTGGCTGTGGGAGGTCGATCTGCCGTGACCCTGGAAATTCTATGTACCGTGCCCCTGACCCCCGCCCAGGCCCAGCGGCTGGCCGCAGAGGTCCCCGATGCCCGGCTCCGCCTCCTCGCCGGCCGGGTTCCTCCGGAAGAGCTCGACCGGGCTTTTGCCGTAGCCAGCGTTGCGTTCCTCTTCGGGCGGGAGCTGACGCCGGGACGGCTGGCAGCGGCGCGCAACCTGCGCTGGATCCAGTGTGCCTACGCGGGGGTCGACGCCATGCTGGCGGCCGTGCCCCAGCTGCGGGACCACCCGGTGATCCTGACCAACGCCCGGGGGATGCATGCCGCCACCATCGCCGACCACGTCTTCATGTTCATGCTGGCGTGGGCCCGGAACCTGCCCGGCTACCTGGACCAGCAGCGCCGGACCCAGTGGCGCCGCCTGCCTACCCGGGAGCTGGCGGGCGAGACCCTGGCCGTGGTCGGCCTGGGAGCCATCGGCCGGGAGGTGGCCCGCCGCGCCAGGGCCTTTGGCATGCGCGTGCTGGCCTGCCGCCGCAACCCCGAGCCCGAGGAAGGCATCGAGCTGGTGGTGGGACCGGGCGAGATCCGGCGCATCCTGGAGCCGGCCCAGTGGGTGGTCGTCAGCGCGGCGCTGACGGCCGAGACCCGCCACCTGATCGGCCGGGACGAACTGGCCGCCATGCGGCCCGATGCGTTCCTCATCAACATCGCCCGGGGCGCCGTGGTAGACGAGGAGGCCCTGGTGGAGGCGCTGCGGGAGCGGCGGATCGGAGGGGCCGGCCTGGACGTCTTCGCCGAGGAGCCGCTGCCGCCCCATCACCCGCTCTGGGGGCTGGACAACGTCCTCATCACCCCCCACAACGCCGGCGCCATGCGGGATTACACCGGGGCGGCGCTGGAGCTCTTCCTCGACAACCTGCGGCGGTTTCGCCAGGGCCGGCCCCTGCGCAACGTGGTCGACAAGGCCCGCGGCTACTGAGCCGATCTGCCCCGGGGGGACGGGCCGGCGGACTCCCCGGCTGGCGTGGACGGGTTCCGGCCGGCAGGACCTGTCCGGGCGGCCCGACCGAGGCGGGCCAGCCGCTCGGCCCGCTGCTGGGTCTCGTGTTCCACCCGTTCCAGGTCGATGGTGAGCAGCTCGCCGCCGTCCACCAGCACCTTGCCGTGGACCAGCACCGTGTCCACGTCGGCAGCCTTGGCCGAGTACACCACCAGGCTGGTCAGATCGTGCCGCGGCCACAGGTGGGGCGCCCGCAGGTCGAGAATCACGATGTCGGCCAGGTAACCCGGCGCCAGGCAGCCCAGGCGATCGAAGCCCAGCGCCCGGGCGCCGCCCACGGTGGCCATGCGCAGTACCTGCCAGGCCGGCAGGGCCGTGGCGTCGTAGCGGCTCACCTTTTGCAGGTTGGCGGCCAGGCGCATCTCTTCGAACAGGTCCAGGTGGTTGGTGCTGGCTGCTCCGTCGGAGGCCAGGCCCACCGTCACCCCCGCCGCCAGCAGCTCCGGCACCGGGGCGATGCCGCTGGCCAGCTTGCAGTTGGAGATGGGGTTGTGGGCGACGCCCACCCGGTGTTCCGCCAGCAGGGCGATGTCGGCGGCGTCCAGGTGGACGCAGTGGGCCGCCAGGGTCTCGTGCTGGAACACGCCCAGCTCGGCGAAGTGCCGGATCGGGCTCTTGCCGTACTGGGCGCGGATCTGCTCGATCTCCGCCCGGGTCTCGGCCAGGTGGGTGTGGATCGGGCAGCCCAGGGCAGCCGCTGCCTCCAGCACCCGCGCCACGTAGGGCGGTGGGCAGGTGTAGGGCGCATGGGGCGCCAGGGCGCAGCGGATGCGGCCGTCCCCCGCGCCATGGAAGCCGCTGACCAGCGCCTTGCCTTCCTCCAGTGCCCGGTCCGCCCCCGGCGCGACGCCGATCAGGCCACGGGAGAGGTGGGCCCGCACCCCCGTCTCCAGCACGGCCTGGGCCACCCGGTCCATGAAAAAATACATGTCGGCAAAGGTGGTGACACCGGCCAGCAGGGATTCGGCGATGGCCAGCAGGGTGCCCCAGTAGACGTCGTCACCAGTCAGGTGCGCTTCGGCCGGCCAGATGTGTTCCTCTAGCCAGGGCATCAGGGGCACGTCGTCGGCGTACCCCCTCAACAGGGACATGGCGTGGTGGGTGTGGGCGTTGACCAGGCCCGGCAGGATGATCTTCCCCCGCGCGTCGATGCGCCGGGTCGGCTGCCAGCTGGGATCCAGGCCCGAGGCCGGTCCCACGTAGACGATGCGCTCGCCCTCCACGGCCACGACCCCGTCACCGATAATGTCGAAGGGCCCGCTACCCTCGCCCGCGAACACCCAGCCGCCCTCGATCAGCACCCGTGACGGCATCGCCCGTCCTCCTTTCGCCGCTCGGTTGTCCCCGGCCTAGGCCGTGCCCTCCCGCCAGCCGGCCAGGTAGGCCGCCTGTTCCGGCCGCAGGGTGTCGATGGCGATCCCCAGGGCCTGCAGGCGCAGGGCGGCCACTTCCCGGTCCAGTTCGTCCGGCAGGGCAAAGACCCCTGGCCCCAGCCGCTCCGCCTCCCGGTCGACCCAGGCCAGGGCGAGGAGCTGCAGGCCGAAGGACAGGTC
This is a stretch of genomic DNA from Thermaerobacter sp. PB12/4term. It encodes these proteins:
- a CDS encoding amidohydrolase, which gives rise to MPSRVLIEGGWVFAGEGSGPFDIIGDGVVAVEGERIVYVGPASGLDPSWQPTRRIDARGKIILPGLVNAHTHHAMSLLRGYADDVPLMPWLEEHIWPAEAHLTGDDVYWGTLLAIAESLLAGVTTFADMYFFMDRVAQAVLETGVRAHLSRGLIGVAPGADRALEEGKALVSGFHGAGDGRIRCALAPHAPYTCPPPYVARVLEAAAALGCPIHTHLAETRAEIEQIRAQYGKSPIRHFAELGVFQHETLAAHCVHLDAADIALLAEHRVGVAHNPISNCKLASGIAPVPELLAAGVTVGLASDGAASTNHLDLFEEMRLAANLQKVSRYDATALPAWQVLRMATVGGARALGFDRLGCLAPGYLADIVILDLRAPHLWPRHDLTSLVVYSAKAADVDTVLVHGKVLVDGGELLTIDLERVEHETQQRAERLARLGRAARTGPAGRNPSTPAGESAGPSPRGRSAQ
- a CDS encoding D-2-hydroxyacid dehydrogenase — translated: MTLEILCTVPLTPAQAQRLAAEVPDARLRLLAGRVPPEELDRAFAVASVAFLFGRELTPGRLAAARNLRWIQCAYAGVDAMLAAVPQLRDHPVILTNARGMHAATIADHVFMFMLAWARNLPGYLDQQRRTQWRRLPTRELAGETLAVVGLGAIGREVARRARAFGMRVLACRRNPEPEEGIELVVGPGEIRRILEPAQWVVVSAALTAETRHLIGRDELAAMRPDAFLINIARGAVVDEEALVEALRERRIGGAGLDVFAEEPLPPHHPLWGLDNVLITPHNAGAMRDYTGAALELFLDNLRRFRQGRPLRNVVDKARGY
- a CDS encoding ATP-dependent DNA helicase, encoding MDGTSPAPGLEEESCPAGDTCAAESAQPVSGTHQVGIAEALPVTRAAGAPAGGPEAGPGPEAAAGPGTRVDQPPGTPPPEEEPEGPAGPDASPSAPGSPPSGGSPSLAALVEAAFRPGGLLERLVPGYQYRPGQVEMALEVAAALEEGRHLAVEAATGIGKSLAYLIPAALWAHRHRTRVVIATHTVALQDQLRARDLPVVERLVPVPAAVLKGFGQYACRLQAAAVLDELAAGRPALWAAAGGRGTPDEREVGSAGPGTAAGGAAPDPEVPDPGTAPEPLAATAPADEPARALAHWLESTANGELSELAHPALSRLAPRLGVDAGSCLGAACPAARSCFPLLARENAQKASLIVTNHALLLADWAAGGRLLPACDALILDEAHHLEDVAAQQLGCRLNPAELLRALGAAAPSRRPPAGFAPAGTGAGRPRPEAAGGPFSADQAGPAAGGQGVPPSTSGGHDLPAQVARARAALEGLATALEAATATAGGGAARLPQGWTEGQGSPLHRQLARALAEAAETLPALAEALDRQPPPVEERAYLAFRRLRQRVQEAVAAVARLQAADGLCAWVEAHPAGPQLSAAPVVAAADLEPLFASVPAVLASATLPRDDHWLRRLGIAGARRRFIPSPFDFPRQALLAVVTDAPRPPSHRDEVYAGELARQLLPLIAAIPGGVLVLFTARWALEAVGEQLRPALRALGRRPALQDRDGPRSRLVAALAGGRVDVLMGVDSLWEGIDVPGRRLEGVILTRLPFDPPGDPLTAARCDAIAAAGGSAFFQYQLPRAAVRLKQGFGRLIRGPADRGVVVVLDPRLAPGSSRYATLLLDSLPPAARWVGPASEAVQVVGRWFTRAGRAGDGDHGTG
- a CDS encoding histidine phosphatase family protein codes for the protein MGITLYLIRHGETDWNRAGVYQGQKDTALSPRGRQQARALGRRFAHHPLDLVLASDLKRAVETARAVAGSRRPPVPLETDPRLREMNFGAWEGLAAAEIRARYADDYAAYQADPFEGRPTGGETFRELGERAWAAVDERLRRPGLRRLAVVAHGGTVKALLCRLLELPPAMRTRMLIDNTGVTAVELREGRPPLLRYLNDTCHLRRPGSLRPEEA
- a CDS encoding TIGR04086 family membrane protein, with translation MQGADARERFRTPSPFHARAVLVGAAVSLVLVVLASGVLALAVYFTALNEYQLNAFLYYLGMLATAAGGLVAARAADHKGWLHGGAAGLLYVLVGSALGHWLFPAEATPLAQLGPRMLLGFILGAIGGAVGMLL
- the surE gene encoding 5'/3'-nucleotidase SurE is translated as MRVLLVNDDGVYSQGIQTLRATLEERTGWEVYVVAPDRQRSASGHAITLHKPLYLDPVEIPGARSPVYAVSGTPADCTKIGLLAVLPGPCDLVISGINRGGNLGFDVLYSGTVSAAIEGVIMGVPAIAVSLAAWEDPDYGPAAEFTARLAELVAREGLPPGVLLNVNVPPLPAERMAGVALTVLSRRMYRDRFEKRLDPRGRPYYWLAGEPVQEPPSVETDVGAVRAGYISVTALHLQLSDRQTMARLEAWRPQLEAGLGTAGGLGAAGRAQVRPEA